In Alphaproteobacteria bacterium, a genomic segment contains:
- a CDS encoding polysaccharide deacetylase: MTEPWQWEEAEWRKRVAKVRAGRRLMPKTWPGGARCAVALSFDSDHETNELRDGGVSIGRMSWGEYGVRQGVPRILATLAKSSVPATFFVPAVAALLHPEEQQRVIGEGHEIGLHGWIHELNSNLPEAVERDLHLRSADTLEKLLGKRAVGMRTPSWDFSPATLKIQREMGLLYDSSLMADDDPYELIEDGDPTGIVELPVEWIRDDAPYFNMNRFAALRPYTPPPAVLDIFRREFDRAWEEGGLFLLTMHPHVIGYRSRIFILEELIAHMKAKGGCWFATHEQVARACKAA; this comes from the coding sequence ATGACCGAACCGTGGCAATGGGAAGAAGCCGAATGGCGCAAGCGCGTGGCGAAAGTCCGCGCCGGACGCCGCCTGATGCCCAAGACTTGGCCCGGCGGGGCGCGCTGCGCCGTCGCACTCTCCTTCGATAGCGACCACGAAACGAACGAGCTGCGCGACGGCGGCGTGTCGATCGGGCGCATGTCGTGGGGCGAATACGGCGTGCGCCAAGGCGTGCCCCGTATTCTTGCGACACTCGCGAAGTCGAGCGTGCCCGCGACCTTCTTCGTGCCCGCCGTCGCCGCCCTGCTGCATCCCGAGGAACAGCAGCGCGTGATCGGCGAAGGCCACGAGATCGGTCTGCATGGCTGGATTCACGAGCTCAATTCCAACCTGCCCGAAGCGGTCGAACGCGATCTGCATTTGCGGTCGGCCGATACGCTGGAAAAGCTGCTCGGCAAGCGCGCCGTCGGCATGCGCACGCCGTCTTGGGATTTTTCGCCCGCGACGCTGAAAATCCAGCGCGAGATGGGCTTGCTCTACGATTCCTCGCTGATGGCCGACGACGATCCCTACGAGTTGATCGAAGATGGCGATCCGACCGGCATCGTCGAGCTGCCGGTCGAATGGATCCGCGACGATGCGCCTTATTTCAATATGAACCGTTTCGCGGCCTTGCGGCCCTATACGCCGCCGCCCGCCGTGCTCGATATTTTCCGGCGCGAATTCGACCGCGCCTGGGAAGAAGGCGGATTGTTCCTGCTGACCATGCATCCGCATGTGATCGGCTACCGGTCGCGGATCTTCATCCTTGAGGAACTGATCGCCCATATGAAGGCGAAAGGCGGCTGCTGGTTCGCCACGCACGAACAGGTCGCGCGCGCGTGCAAGGCCGCCTGA
- a CDS encoding ATP-binding cassette domain-containing protein, whose translation MNALIETRAVAKRFREAPSLGERIARLVGAGGDDRAVHAVDGISLSVAKGEVLGLVGESGCGKSTLGRMIAGILPPSEGAALIDGVPAMSGGARPVKTTTRVQMVFQDPFASLDPRMRIGDIIAEGPVANGLIKQSEAAADVARWLAMVGLDPSAAQRYPHQFSGGQRQRIAIARALAMRPDAIICDEPVASLDVSIQAQIVNLFLKLRRELGLTMIFISHDLSLVRHVSDRVAIMYLGRIVEIGSSREIFAAPRHPYTRALLDSAPALRLDGEDAAGFKPIRGELPSPMDPPPGCHFHARCPYADATCRSIAPVLEGGVACHHPLKEVPS comes from the coding sequence ATGAACGCGCTGATCGAAACCCGCGCCGTCGCCAAACGCTTCCGCGAAGCGCCAAGCTTGGGCGAGCGGATCGCGCGTCTGGTCGGGGCCGGTGGCGACGATCGCGCGGTGCATGCGGTCGACGGCATTTCGCTGTCGGTCGCCAAAGGCGAAGTGCTGGGCCTCGTCGGCGAATCCGGCTGCGGCAAATCCACGCTCGGCCGGATGATCGCGGGTATTCTGCCGCCCAGCGAAGGAGCGGCATTGATCGACGGCGTCCCCGCGATGAGCGGCGGCGCGCGCCCCGTGAAGACCACCACGCGCGTGCAGATGGTGTTCCAGGACCCCTTCGCTTCGCTCGACCCGCGCATGCGCATCGGCGACATCATCGCCGAAGGACCGGTCGCCAACGGCCTGATCAAGCAAAGCGAGGCGGCGGCCGACGTGGCGCGCTGGCTTGCGATGGTCGGGCTCGATCCATCGGCGGCCCAGCGCTATCCGCACCAATTCTCCGGCGGGCAACGCCAGCGCATCGCGATCGCGCGGGCATTGGCGATGCGCCCCGACGCGATCATCTGCGACGAACCCGTCGCCTCGCTCGACGTGTCGATCCAAGCGCAGATCGTCAATCTGTTCCTGAAATTGCGCCGCGAATTGGGGCTGACGATGATCTTCATCAGCCACGATCTGTCGCTGGTCCGGCATGTCAGCGATCGCGTCGCGATCATGTATTTGGGCCGCATCGTCGAAATCGGAAGTTCGCGCGAGATTTTCGCCGCGCCGCGCCATCCCTATACGCGCGCGCTGCTCGACAGCGCGCCGGCCTTACGGCTCGATGGCGAAGACGCCGCCGGGTTCAAGCCGATCCGGGGCGAATTGCCCTCGCCCATGGATCCGCCGCCGGGCTGCCATTTCCATGCGCGCTGCCCTTATGCGGACGCGACATGCCGCAGCATCGCGCCCGTCTTGGAGGGCGGCGTCGCCTGCCATCACCCGCTGAAGGAAGTTCCGTCATGA